From Staphylothermus hellenicus DSM 12710, a single genomic window includes:
- the tes gene encoding tetraether lipid synthase Tes, with protein MALQTTKHIGEISYKLPKVREGEELLAITQSVCPYCYRILPSIVVERDGKVYIRRICPEHGEIEDLYYGDVEIYKKMIKWDIEGRGARHIYTPVTRPCPFNCGLCPMHKQHSALVNIVLTNRCNLSCWYCFFYAEAAGYVYEPTIEQIVSMVRQIKKQGIAVNVQLTGGEPTLREDLVDIVKALKAEGVRHLQLNTNGIKFSELYWEDPAKAVEYARALRTSGVNTIYLSFDGVSPVTNWKNHWEIPYMFEVFRKARMTSIVLVPTVINNVNTHEMGAIVRFAAKHVDIVRAVNFQPVSLTGMMKKHERARFRITIPDVIKLIEEQTDGEVPREAWFPIPVSAIFSRFIEAFAKEFKFEMANHPMCGAGTYVYVERRSDGTTRLVPITNFVDVEGLLEYLKDKWEELLSGSTRLMVGMKILYSIRKFIDQKRAPEGFDLYKMLLNIIIRRNYEALGELHYKMVFLGMMHFMDLYNYDIQRVQRCNIHYATPDGRLIPFCAFNIFEDIYRDKIQREYGIPLEEYSKKHGLPPKVITKKYIRNRRLLESTEIYKKAYEGIIELTKR; from the coding sequence TTGGCTCTTCAAACAACCAAGCACATTGGCGAGATCTCTTATAAACTTCCAAAGGTTAGAGAAGGAGAAGAATTACTAGCTATTACTCAAAGTGTTTGTCCATACTGTTATCGAATATTGCCTTCAATAGTTGTAGAGCGTGATGGAAAAGTATATATTAGGAGAATTTGTCCAGAACACGGCGAGATCGAGGATCTCTACTATGGAGACGTAGAAATCTATAAGAAGATGATTAAATGGGATATAGAAGGTAGAGGAGCTAGACATATTTATACCCCTGTTACGCGTCCATGCCCATTTAATTGTGGATTATGCCCGATGCATAAACAACATAGCGCGCTAGTAAATATTGTATTAACCAATAGATGCAATCTTAGCTGCTGGTATTGTTTCTTCTACGCAGAAGCTGCTGGATACGTGTATGAACCAACAATAGAACAAATAGTATCAATGGTTAGACAAATAAAGAAGCAGGGCATCGCGGTTAATGTTCAATTAACAGGTGGCGAGCCAACTCTCAGAGAGGATCTCGTAGATATTGTTAAAGCTCTAAAGGCTGAAGGGGTAAGGCATCTCCAGTTAAACACTAATGGTATAAAATTCTCTGAGCTATACTGGGAGGATCCAGCTAAAGCAGTAGAATATGCTAGGGCTCTTAGAACAAGCGGCGTAAATACTATATATCTAAGCTTCGACGGTGTATCACCTGTTACCAACTGGAAGAATCACTGGGAAATACCATATATGTTCGAGGTATTCAGAAAAGCTAGAATGACCAGTATAGTATTAGTTCCAACGGTAATAAATAATGTGAATACACATGAAATGGGAGCAATAGTAAGATTTGCCGCGAAACACGTCGATATTGTGAGAGCTGTTAATTTCCAGCCAGTCAGCCTCACGGGTATGATGAAGAAACATGAAAGAGCCAGGTTTAGGATCACGATCCCAGATGTTATAAAGCTTATTGAAGAACAAACAGACGGTGAAGTGCCTAGGGAAGCTTGGTTCCCAATACCCGTTAGTGCGATCTTTTCAAGATTTATTGAAGCATTCGCTAAAGAATTCAAGTTTGAAATGGCTAATCATCCAATGTGTGGAGCTGGCACCTATGTATATGTTGAGCGCAGAAGTGATGGAACAACAAGATTAGTTCCTATAACGAATTTTGTAGATGTTGAGGGCCTCCTAGAATACTTAAAGGATAAATGGGAAGAGCTGTTATCTGGTTCTACAAGGCTCATGGTAGGTATGAAGATACTATATAGTATTCGTAAATTTATTGATCAAAAGAGAGCCCCAGAAGGGTTTGATCTCTATAAAATGTTATTGAATATAATTATTAGGAGAAACTATGAAGCCCTAGGAGAACTACACTATAAGATGGTATTTCTTGGAATGATGCATTTCATGGATCTATACAATTATGATATACAGCGTGTACAGAGATGCAACATCCACTATGCAACACCGGATGGGAGATTAATACCGTTCTGTGCATTCAACATATTCGAAGACATATATAGGGAT